The Desulfatitalea tepidiphila genome window below encodes:
- a CDS encoding YkgJ family cysteine cluster protein, which produces MDFEPFFKEYRLLVEKVDDAFRRVQQEYGDCVLCKEACSDCCNALFDLTLIEAVYIKENFDRMFTGDRREQLIERANRADRDICRIKKVAVQALEKGKPEDEILEDMALKRVRCPALDENNLCAIYEVRPITCRLYGIPTEIGGRAHSCGISGFKEGVAYPTVKLDAIYQRLYEISTALAQGVESRYSKLADMLVPLSMALLTDYTEDYLGVKLKDRSTEEK; this is translated from the coding sequence ATGGATTTCGAGCCATTTTTTAAAGAATATCGCCTATTGGTCGAAAAAGTGGATGATGCGTTTCGCCGGGTCCAACAGGAATATGGCGATTGTGTCTTGTGTAAGGAAGCCTGTTCCGATTGTTGCAACGCTTTGTTTGATTTAACCTTGATCGAGGCGGTGTATATCAAAGAAAATTTCGATCGAATGTTTACAGGGGACCGGCGCGAACAATTGATCGAGCGTGCCAACAGGGCGGATCGGGATATTTGTCGTATCAAGAAGGTGGCAGTCCAGGCCTTGGAAAAAGGAAAGCCGGAAGATGAAATTCTGGAGGACATGGCTTTGAAGCGTGTTCGATGCCCGGCTTTGGATGAGAATAATCTGTGTGCCATTTATGAGGTTCGGCCGATAACCTGTCGACTGTATGGGATTCCCACCGAGATTGGAGGCCGCGCACATTCCTGTGGTATCAGCGGTTTTAAAGAGGGGGTTGCCTACCCGACCGTGAAGCTGGACGCCATTTATCAGCGCCTTTATGAGATCTCGACGGCCTTGGCGCAGGGGGTTGAGAGTCGCTATTCTAAATTGGCGGATATGTTGGTGCCCTTGTCCATGGCGCTTTTGACCGATTACACCGAGGATTATCTTGGCGTAAAATTGAAAGATAGATCAACAGAGGAAAAATAG
- the mnmE gene encoding tRNA uridine-5-carboxymethylaminomethyl(34) synthesis GTPase MnmE: protein MTTFARESEFRNDTIAAIATAEGAGGIGIVRLSGPESYAIARKLFVRSIDSGLTAENEETAIPSHRLVHGFIREPASSRVIDEVLLAAMKAPKTYTREDVVEIHSHGGTLTLTKILDLVLFSGARLAEPGEFTRRAYLNGRIDLSQAEAVADIINARSDGALAIAARQLEGGLRRQIDDLCSLIVEVLTDLEAGIEFPEEVDIDLSKQRTGWIDSLENGIIAPIKHLLETVHRGRLIKEGVRLVIVGRPNVGKSSLMNVLVGKDKAIVTPIPGTTRDTVEETLFIDNHAIHIADTAGLRESDDPIEIIGMRKTRERLDEADLILFVIDAQLPWAPEDLSILQILDLAKTVLVVNKIDLAEENAIPPCPKEMAQIDHVIISAQNGIGLSQLKAVISHRCLQSGEFQVQENIVTSVRHQGLLEVALGATSRATDILKRHDGEELVCLELEEALLALGRITGDRSDERVLDSIFNKFCIGK from the coding sequence ATGACGACGTTTGCAAGGGAATCCGAGTTCCGTAATGACACCATTGCAGCTATCGCTACCGCGGAGGGCGCCGGAGGTATCGGTATTGTTCGGCTATCCGGCCCGGAGTCCTATGCCATCGCGCGGAAGCTTTTCGTAAGAAGTATAGACAGCGGTTTGACGGCAGAGAACGAGGAAACCGCAATTCCATCCCACCGTTTAGTTCATGGATTTATACGGGAGCCGGCGTCGAGCCGCGTCATCGATGAAGTCTTGCTGGCAGCCATGAAGGCGCCAAAAACCTACACGCGCGAAGACGTGGTCGAGATACATTCCCATGGCGGCACGCTGACCCTAACCAAAATACTCGACCTGGTGCTATTTTCGGGAGCCAGGCTCGCGGAACCAGGTGAGTTTACCCGACGAGCTTATCTCAACGGACGAATCGATCTCAGTCAGGCGGAAGCGGTTGCCGATATCATCAATGCCAGAAGCGATGGCGCGTTGGCGATCGCTGCCCGACAATTGGAGGGTGGGCTCAGACGTCAAATCGATGATCTGTGTTCGCTCATTGTCGAAGTCTTAACAGATCTCGAGGCGGGCATTGAATTTCCAGAAGAGGTGGACATAGACCTGTCCAAGCAGAGGACCGGTTGGATCGATTCTTTAGAAAATGGGATCATTGCGCCCATAAAGCATTTGCTGGAGACTGTTCATAGGGGGCGGCTAATCAAAGAGGGCGTTCGTTTGGTGATCGTCGGGCGCCCTAACGTCGGGAAATCGAGCCTGATGAATGTGTTGGTAGGGAAAGACAAGGCTATTGTCACCCCTATACCGGGGACTACCCGCGACACCGTCGAAGAGACGCTGTTTATCGACAATCATGCCATTCACATCGCAGATACGGCAGGATTGAGAGAGAGCGATGATCCGATCGAGATCATTGGCATGCGCAAGACCCGAGAACGCCTGGATGAGGCGGACCTCATTCTGTTTGTTATCGACGCCCAACTTCCATGGGCTCCAGAGGACTTGTCGATCCTCCAGATCCTTGATCTGGCAAAGACCGTTTTAGTTGTAAATAAAATTGACCTGGCAGAGGAGAATGCGATTCCGCCGTGTCCAAAGGAAATGGCGCAGATCGATCATGTCATAATATCCGCCCAAAATGGAATCGGGTTATCGCAACTTAAGGCGGTTATCTCTCACAGGTGTTTGCAATCCGGGGAATTTCAGGTACAAGAGAATATCGTCACCAGTGTCCGACACCAGGGGCTTCTGGAGGTGGCGCTGGGCGCCACCAGTCGGGCGACCGACATACTGAAGCGCCATGATGGAGAGGAGTTGGTCTGTTTGGAGCTGGAGGAAGCCCTTTTGGCGCTCGGAAGGATAACCGGGGATCGTTCGGATGAAAGGGTGTTGGATTCAATTTTTAATAAATTCTGTATCGGCAAATAG
- a CDS encoding sodium ion-translocating decarboxylase subunit beta produces the protein MELALDFLKNTGFAMADWRYLMMILVGILFCYLSIAKKYEPLLLLPIGFGIIIGNIPFFKGFGLGIYEDNSVLHYLYFGVTSGLYPSIVFLGLGAMTDFSSMLARPKLMLLGAAAQMGIYFTLLSALALGFTPQEAASVGIIGGADGPTSIFLTAKLAPHLIGPVAIAAYSYMALIPIIQPPIMRLLTTRRERLIRMPDTERHVSRKELVFFPVVGVLLCCFLAPASIPLLGPFFLGNILKVSGVVDRLAKTASSAVIDTATIFLGFTVGASTQADVFITPKALGIFFLGSIAFSIATASGVLFAKLMNLFLKEKINPLLGAAGVSAVPGSAREVHLTAQKEDPGNYLLMHAMACNASGVIGSAICAGILWSFMMG, from the coding sequence ATGGAACTGGCTTTAGACTTCTTGAAAAACACCGGCTTTGCGATGGCCGACTGGCGCTACTTGATGATGATTCTCGTCGGGATTCTCTTCTGTTATCTCTCGATCGCCAAAAAGTACGAACCCCTGCTGCTGCTGCCCATCGGGTTTGGCATCATCATCGGCAATATTCCCTTTTTCAAGGGGTTTGGGTTGGGCATCTACGAAGACAACAGCGTGTTGCACTATCTTTACTTCGGTGTTACCAGTGGACTCTATCCGTCCATCGTCTTTCTCGGACTGGGCGCGATGACCGATTTTTCCTCCATGCTCGCCAGGCCCAAGCTGATGCTGCTTGGCGCCGCTGCCCAAATGGGCATCTACTTCACATTGCTCAGCGCACTCGCCCTCGGCTTTACACCCCAGGAAGCGGCCTCCGTAGGCATTATTGGCGGCGCCGACGGGCCGACCTCCATCTTCCTCACCGCCAAGCTTGCGCCGCATCTGATCGGACCCGTGGCCATTGCCGCCTACTCCTACATGGCGCTCATCCCCATCATACAACCTCCGATCATGCGGCTTTTGACCACACGGCGAGAACGCCTGATCCGCATGCCCGATACCGAGCGGCATGTCTCACGCAAGGAGCTCGTCTTTTTTCCCGTTGTGGGCGTTCTGCTCTGCTGTTTCCTGGCACCGGCATCCATTCCATTGTTGGGGCCCTTCTTCCTGGGGAATATCCTGAAGGTTTCCGGGGTGGTCGACCGTCTCGCCAAAACCGCCAGTTCGGCCGTCATCGACACGGCCACCATTTTCCTGGGATTTACAGTCGGTGCCAGCACCCAGGCCGATGTGTTCATCACGCCCAAGGCATTGGGTATCTTTTTTCTCGGATCCATCGCCTTTTCCATAGCCACGGCCTCCGGTGTTCTTTTTGCCAAACTCATGAACCTTTTTCTTAAGGAAAAAATCAACCCGTTGCTAGGCGCCGCTGGCGTCTCAGCGGTTCCGGGGTCTGCGCGTGAAGTCCACTTGACCGCTCAGAAAGAAGATCCAGGCAACTATTTGCTGATGCACGCCATGGCCTGCAATGCATCGGGTGTCATCGGCTCTGCCATTTGCGCCGGTATCTTGTGGAGCTTCATGATGGGTTGA
- a CDS encoding antibiotic biosynthesis monooxygenase family protein: MIAKILIKRRFKEGKTPQILSLLNDLRSRAMHQPGYIYGETLSKKGFPLNLIVISTWQSPEHWYEWRDSQERRQLESILELYQTRPTDYEEFLLGFPLSSE, encoded by the coding sequence ATGATCGCCAAAATTTTGATCAAAAGACGCTTCAAGGAAGGAAAGACCCCTCAGATTCTTTCGCTGCTCAACGACCTTCGTTCACGCGCCATGCATCAGCCCGGTTACATTTACGGGGAAACCCTTTCAAAAAAGGGCTTTCCGTTGAATTTGATTGTCATCAGTACCTGGCAGAGTCCTGAGCACTGGTACGAGTGGCGGGATAGCCAGGAGAGAAGACAACTCGAATCTATTTTAGAGCTGTATCAAACCCGCCCTACCGATTACGAAGAGTTCCTGCTCGGCTTCCCGCTCAGCTCCGAATAG
- a CDS encoding OadG family protein — protein MIFDLSRIAANNGWAMAFTGAILVMLGLSILALIISQLHKIIGFFERQAKGLPVEESKPAPVSHADLLNDLEATITLYQSLTAGMGERFDLAQLYRLAKKDQLPHPHLTLRTLRENGLLIAAGDGTFSWKNA, from the coding sequence ATGATCTTTGATCTATCAAGAATCGCCGCCAACAATGGCTGGGCAATGGCCTTCACCGGAGCCATCCTGGTCATGTTGGGGTTGTCTATACTGGCCCTTATAATTTCTCAACTGCATAAAATAATAGGGTTTTTTGAAAGGCAGGCCAAGGGCCTGCCTGTGGAAGAAAGCAAACCGGCGCCGGTCAGCCACGCAGACTTGCTCAACGATCTGGAGGCCACGATCACACTCTACCAGTCTTTGACGGCTGGCATGGGAGAGCGATTCGACCTCGCCCAACTCTATCGGTTGGCCAAAAAGGACCAGCTGCCCCACCCACACCTAACCTTGCGAACTCTTAGAGAGAACGGTCTCTTGATTGCCGCCGGTGACGGCACGTTTTCTTGGAAGAACGCTTAA
- a CDS encoding 50S ribosomal protein L11 methyltransferase has product MEIDTVTFQRVGHHIHHLLSQKYLRITPSGLAQALAAYFPDVSRPIFRAILRELVQKGLLTYSSHFSSSYIELGTRCRGPASPGLSLETVSSQHPSRMAANEVTVTDGAAFGQGDHPTTQLAIEAMDWVVDICQNTSPSAIPAVLDIGTGTGILAMVAVRLGLGHAVAIDLDQLACCEAMRNVHSNGLSMRVHVVAGELAAIRPSSFKLIMANLRPPTLVRLMPDMVRHTGPEGYWIITGFRPEEKSRLFSQLPVGFEVVWGAENRGWGAAAIQRRQWGR; this is encoded by the coding sequence ATGGAAATTGATACCGTTACCTTTCAGCGCGTAGGACACCATATTCACCATCTGTTGAGCCAGAAATACCTGCGTATCACCCCCTCTGGTCTGGCGCAGGCGCTTGCCGCCTATTTTCCTGATGTGAGCCGACCGATTTTTAGAGCCATTCTCCGTGAACTGGTCCAAAAGGGTCTTTTGACCTATTCAAGCCATTTTTCATCCTCCTACATAGAACTCGGCACGCGTTGCCGGGGGCCCGCATCGCCGGGATTGTCTCTTGAAACCGTATCTTCTCAACACCCATCAAGGATGGCTGCGAATGAGGTTACGGTGACGGATGGTGCCGCTTTTGGACAAGGGGACCATCCCACGACCCAGTTGGCGATCGAAGCCATGGATTGGGTTGTCGATATTTGCCAAAACACTAGCCCTTCGGCAATACCGGCTGTTCTGGATATCGGAACCGGAACCGGCATATTGGCAATGGTCGCAGTGCGGCTGGGGTTAGGCCACGCCGTCGCCATTGATCTCGATCAATTGGCCTGCTGTGAGGCCATGAGAAATGTCCATAGCAATGGGCTGTCTATGCGAGTTCATGTCGTTGCCGGTGAGCTGGCTGCGATTCGTCCATCCTCTTTCAAACTCATTATGGCCAATTTGCGACCCCCAACCCTGGTGCGCCTGATGCCCGATATGGTGCGCCATACCGGTCCGGAAGGGTATTGGATCATCACCGGTTTCCGGCCGGAAGAAAAATCTCGGCTGTTCAGTCAGTTGCCCGTGGGTTTCGAGGTGGTATGGGGTGCTGAAAACCGCGGGTGGGGCGCTGCTGCGATTCAAAGGCGCCAGTGGGGTCGATAG
- a CDS encoding rubredoxin-like domain-containing protein, with translation MKIQLVTEPHSPLSFEVNPMKQWKCTVCGYINKGDTPPETCPVCGADRSLFILLEEAGDIAPAPAEGDASSGVNENSRWRCSVCGYIHTGSSPPEKCPVCGADRSQFVLLPEDPAESEQGEHSSAEENITDDESPKAGGRDPSSFIPERFRDISLKLTELHGHPIAVHIPNGVLPISVMFVFLSLLFGSEALATAAKVNIIMVALTMPIVIVTGMIDWINTFKGRMTEVFRIKMICAGVVTFLSIILAIWWLVDPDLYAQGLFNNFFFFLLHLVDLAAGAIAGWYGGKLVFRTK, from the coding sequence TTGAAGATTCAACTGGTCACCGAACCCCACTCACCCCTAAGCTTTGAGGTCAACCCAATGAAACAATGGAAATGCACGGTCTGCGGCTACATTAACAAGGGCGACACGCCTCCCGAAACGTGCCCGGTTTGCGGTGCCGATCGGTCTCTTTTCATACTGCTCGAGGAAGCAGGAGATATTGCACCAGCCCCGGCGGAAGGGGACGCGAGCTCAGGGGTCAACGAAAACTCCAGGTGGCGTTGTTCTGTATGCGGCTACATTCATACCGGTAGCAGCCCTCCGGAAAAATGTCCGGTGTGTGGTGCGGACCGGAGTCAATTCGTCTTGTTACCTGAGGATCCGGCGGAATCAGAACAGGGCGAGCATTCATCGGCTGAGGAGAATATAACCGATGACGAAAGTCCAAAAGCCGGCGGTCGGGACCCGTCCAGTTTCATACCCGAACGATTTAGAGACATCAGCTTGAAGCTGACCGAATTGCACGGTCACCCGATCGCCGTCCACATCCCAAACGGCGTTCTACCCATCTCCGTGATGTTCGTTTTTCTCTCGCTTCTTTTTGGCTCAGAAGCCTTGGCGACAGCCGCAAAGGTGAACATTATCATGGTTGCCCTCACCATGCCCATCGTCATTGTCACCGGAATGATCGACTGGATCAACACTTTCAAAGGTCGCATGACAGAGGTCTTCCGGATCAAAATGATTTGTGCCGGAGTTGTCACATTTTTATCCATCATCCTTGCCATCTGGTGGTTGGTGGATCCAGACCTTTATGCCCAAGGTCTGTTCAACAATTTTTTCTTTTTCCTGCTTCACCTGGTTGACCTGGCTGCCGGCGCCATTGCAGGCTGGTATGGCGGAAAACTGGTTTTTCGCACAAAGTAA
- the jag gene encoding RNA-binding cell elongation regulator Jag/EloR codes for MTDFIEYEGKSVDKALEKASKELDLPLDQLSYDVISYGSTGIFGLVGVKKAKIRVKTSHFKGSLHREAKQKAKDLVKSAFGIEEKTEEAQVVSSVDLDCGKQALQRIVDAISEGATITAEHKNHRIIFKIEGGNSGLLIGKRGQTLEAIQYLIEKIVNKNNDNRLRVLVDVEGYLDTRQSNLKRMATKMAEKAQKINKPVTIGQMNAYDRRIVHLHLKDNQAVRTQSVGDGNYRKLIIFPKRKRHQRSN; via the coding sequence ATGACAGATTTTATAGAATATGAAGGCAAGAGTGTAGACAAGGCTTTGGAAAAAGCCTCTAAGGAACTGGATCTGCCCTTGGATCAATTGAGTTACGATGTCATCTCCTACGGATCTACGGGAATCTTTGGATTAGTAGGGGTCAAAAAGGCCAAAATACGTGTAAAAACAAGCCATTTTAAGGGTTCCCTCCATCGAGAGGCAAAACAAAAAGCCAAGGATCTGGTCAAGAGCGCGTTTGGCATCGAAGAAAAGACAGAAGAAGCGCAGGTCGTTTCATCAGTAGACTTGGATTGTGGTAAACAGGCGCTTCAGCGCATCGTCGATGCCATATCAGAGGGGGCCACGATCACCGCCGAGCACAAGAATCACAGGATCATTTTTAAAATCGAGGGCGGTAATAGTGGTCTTTTGATCGGAAAGCGAGGCCAGACCCTCGAGGCGATACAATATTTGATCGAAAAAATCGTTAACAAAAATAATGATAACCGTTTGAGAGTATTGGTCGATGTCGAGGGATATCTCGACACGCGTCAATCCAACCTGAAACGAATGGCTACCAAAATGGCCGAGAAGGCCCAGAAAATTAACAAGCCCGTGACCATCGGCCAAATGAACGCCTACGATAGACGGATCGTTCATCTGCATCTGAAAGACAATCAAGCCGTTCGAACCCAAAGTGTCGGCGACGGAAACTATAGAAAGCTGATCATTTTTCCAAAACGCAAGCGGCATCAGAGGTCCAATTGA
- the yidC gene encoding membrane protein insertase YidC, with amino-acid sequence MEQKRLLMAIGLSFLVFFLWSITFGPKPTQQVPVSEEAQESESAAPSQAGPSQGIGADVQTTAPPALPPAAEPKDQSVAARTIVVDTPLFRMKLSEKGGAVVSMVLKEYKETVAADSANKELVAREIASGTVLSSLSAYDPDLLRRGIYKAQITHDQVVIDKAPQAVLFRYDLGNGISIDKSYRFVPESYVIGLDVTVHNGSGLPVNTGLQIALHDVVDKGSGAYGFVGPSGLINNSLTQVKIKDIEESSEVSGSLRWIATERLYFISSVMSKESIDGRMLLDVNDNIVENQMVTKTQTLPAGEGHEWRFSLFMGPKSLSLLKSVGNDLDRAIDFGWVDIIAKPCLWFMNFIYRYIPNYGIAIIILTIITRLLFWPLANKSYKSMNDMRKLQPLMQEIREKYKNDKARINQETMALYRTYKVNPVGGCLPMLIQLPVFFALYRMLYQSVELRHAPFFGWINDLSAPDRLFSFSFKIPFMEAPYGIPVLTLIMGATMLLQQKMSPAPGDPMQAKMMMLMPIVFTFIFINFPSGLVLYWLISNLVSISQQYYTMKKVA; translated from the coding sequence ATGGAACAAAAGCGTCTTTTAATGGCCATCGGGCTCTCGTTCCTCGTTTTTTTTCTATGGAGCATTACCTTCGGTCCAAAACCCACTCAACAAGTGCCTGTAAGTGAGGAAGCGCAGGAGTCCGAGTCGGCCGCACCTTCTCAGGCTGGACCAAGTCAAGGTATAGGAGCGGACGTGCAGACTACCGCACCGCCCGCATTACCACCCGCCGCAGAGCCGAAGGATCAGTCGGTTGCAGCCAGGACGATCGTGGTCGACACGCCTCTTTTTAGAATGAAACTGTCGGAAAAAGGCGGGGCGGTGGTGAGCATGGTACTCAAAGAGTATAAAGAAACCGTGGCCGCCGACTCTGCGAACAAAGAGTTGGTGGCCCGTGAGATTGCCTCGGGTACGGTACTGTCCTCACTAAGTGCGTATGACCCTGATCTGCTGAGGAGGGGGATTTACAAGGCGCAGATCACTCATGACCAGGTGGTGATCGATAAAGCGCCCCAGGCGGTACTTTTCCGCTACGATCTAGGTAATGGGATTTCAATTGATAAGAGCTATCGTTTTGTTCCGGAAAGCTACGTCATCGGTCTGGATGTCACCGTTCACAATGGCAGTGGTTTGCCGGTGAACACTGGCCTTCAGATCGCCCTGCATGATGTGGTCGACAAAGGTAGTGGCGCTTATGGTTTTGTAGGGCCGAGCGGGTTGATCAACAATAGCCTTACTCAGGTGAAAATTAAGGATATTGAAGAAAGCAGTGAGGTGAGCGGGAGCCTTCGTTGGATCGCCACCGAACGGCTCTATTTTATCAGCAGTGTGATGAGCAAAGAGAGCATCGACGGTCGAATGCTTCTGGATGTTAATGATAATATAGTGGAAAACCAGATGGTTACAAAAACCCAGACCCTTCCCGCCGGTGAGGGTCACGAATGGCGTTTTAGCTTGTTCATGGGTCCCAAGAGCCTCTCGCTATTGAAGTCCGTCGGTAACGATCTGGATCGAGCGATCGACTTCGGTTGGGTAGACATCATCGCCAAGCCGTGTTTGTGGTTCATGAACTTTATCTACCGTTATATTCCAAACTACGGTATCGCCATTATCATCTTGACGATCATCACCCGGTTGCTTTTCTGGCCATTGGCGAACAAAAGCTATAAATCGATGAACGACATGCGCAAGTTGCAACCCTTGATGCAGGAAATCCGGGAAAAATATAAAAACGACAAGGCTAGGATTAATCAGGAAACCATGGCGCTTTACCGGACTTATAAAGTCAACCCCGTGGGCGGTTGTCTTCCTATGTTGATACAACTTCCCGTATTTTTTGCCCTCTATCGAATGCTTTACCAGTCCGTTGAACTACGGCATGCACCGTTTTTCGGATGGATCAACGACCTGTCGGCGCCTGACCGTCTTTTCAGTTTTTCATTTAAAATTCCGTTTATGGAGGCCCCCTATGGGATCCCGGTCCTGACGCTCATTATGGGGGCAACCATGTTGCTGCAGCAGAAAATGTCCCCTGCACCAGGCGATCCGATGCAAGCCAAAATGATGATGCTGATGCCGATTGTATTTACCTTCATATTTATCAATTTTCCGTCGGGGCTTGTGCTCTATTGGCTCATCAGCAACCTCGTGTCCATATCGCAGCAATATTACACAATGAAAAAAGTAGCCTAA
- the yidD gene encoding membrane protein insertion efficiency factor YidD, whose protein sequence is MRIHRPGVTAAKLLIRVYQLVLSPILGRSCRFEPTCSQYAMTAIDRYGVAKGSLMALKRVLRCNPWCAGGYDPVP, encoded by the coding sequence ATGAGGATTCACCGACCTGGGGTGACGGCCGCCAAGTTGTTGATTAGGGTGTACCAACTCGTGCTCTCGCCCATTCTGGGGAGGTCGTGTCGCTTCGAACCGACATGTTCGCAATATGCCATGACGGCCATTGATAGATACGGTGTGGCCAAAGGCAGCCTCATGGCCCTCAAGCGAGTGTTGCGATGTAACCCGTGGTGTGCCGGTGGTTATGACCCGGTTCCATAG